The Staphylothermus marinus F1 genome has a segment encoding these proteins:
- a CDS encoding GtrA family protein, translating to MKKYKLLTIRTKVGDKLGYRSDNSVKEISEILSRAREIDGDKIIIIPDILYPYKDEILNIARKYENTDLVIIVGKNKSFIARLFGRLIHNPLASLTKNKLSITAIISKNILMDEKIKSFNDIVDKAKHVVEIVYDVPLHIYTYMLYGRLPSKILLAVLEPIRIIKFALVGLSGFFINYLTVAQVLSLLTTYSILYQTTSHFIASIMGFETSLTWNFILHELWTFRDLKLSKGLFARIKRWLKYHVASIGSFITQTTSVTILSGIIGAPLLFSVAIGVMLGFIVNYMIGRFYTWSEK from the coding sequence ATGAAGAAATACAAACTATTAACGATTAGAACAAAAGTTGGCGATAAACTAGGTTATAGAAGCGATAATAGTGTGAAAGAAATAAGCGAGATCCTTAGCCGAGCCAGAGAGATTGATGGAGATAAAATAATCATTATTCCAGATATTCTTTATCCCTATAAAGACGAAATATTGAATATTGCAAGGAAATATGAGAATACAGACTTAGTCATAATAGTTGGAAAAAACAAATCATTCATAGCACGTTTATTTGGTCGACTAATACATAATCCCCTAGCATCTCTAACCAAGAATAAGCTGAGCATTACAGCTATTATTTCAAAGAATATATTAATGGATGAGAAAATAAAGTCTTTCAACGATATAGTAGATAAAGCTAAACACGTAGTTGAAATAGTATATGATGTTCCACTACATATATATACTTACATGTTATATGGCAGACTACCTAGCAAAATATTGTTAGCCGTTTTAGAGCCTATTCGAATAATAAAGTTTGCACTAGTAGGATTATCTGGATTCTTCATAAACTATCTCACCGTAGCTCAAGTGCTCAGCCTTCTAACAACATATAGTATTTTATATCAGACCACAAGCCATTTCATAGCCTCAATTATGGGCTTCGAGACCAGCTTAACATGGAATTTCATCCTCCACGAACTATGGACTTTCAGAGACCTGAAACTGAGTAAAGGATTATTTGCACGTATTAAACGATGGCTTAAATATCATGTTGCATCGATTGGAAGCTTCATAACACAAACAACATCTGTAACAATATTATCAGGCATTATAGGAGCTCCTCTACTATTTTCTGTTGCTATAGGTGTAATGTTGGGATTCATTGTAAATTATATGATCGGTAGATTTTATACGTGGAGCGAAAAATGA
- the udg gene encoding type-4 uracil-DNA glycosylase: MASNDCAELTKLAEEIKKCQKCPLHLSRKNAVPGEGPCNAEIMFVGEAPGSKEDEIGRPFVGAAGKLLTQLLELIGLKRPDVYITNVVKCRPPNNRDPTPEEIEACSPYLIRQIKIIKPKIIVALGRHSARFLFSRAGLKWSNMKAMHGKVFSARIDGVEVKIMATYHPAAALYSPKLRPELENDFHVLERLIQDIHGKSVTKYRTILDFLK; the protein is encoded by the coding sequence ATGGCTTCTAATGACTGCGCCGAACTAACCAAGCTTGCCGAAGAAATAAAAAAGTGTCAAAAATGCCCACTACATCTAAGCAGGAAAAACGCTGTTCCAGGCGAGGGTCCCTGCAATGCCGAGATAATGTTTGTTGGCGAAGCTCCCGGTAGTAAAGAAGATGAAATAGGTAGGCCTTTTGTTGGTGCCGCTGGCAAGCTCCTAACCCAGTTACTAGAACTTATTGGGTTGAAGAGGCCAGATGTTTACATCACCAATGTTGTAAAGTGTAGACCGCCAAATAACCGTGATCCAACCCCTGAGGAAATAGAAGCGTGTTCACCGTATTTAATAAGGCAAATAAAAATTATAAAACCAAAAATAATTGTTGCCTTAGGAAGACATTCAGCTAGATTCTTGTTTTCTAGAGCTGGTTTAAAATGGTCAAATATGAAGGCAATGCATGGAAAGGTATTTTCTGCGAGAATAGATGGTGTCGAAGTAAAAATTATGGCTACTTATCACCCAGCGGCAGCCCTATACTCACCGAAGCTTCGTCCCGAACTGGAAAATGATTTCCATGTTCTTGAGCGTCTTATACAGGATATTCATGGAAAATCTGTAACTAAGTATAGAACCATACTTGATTTTCTAAAGTAG
- a CDS encoding DUF5622 domain-containing protein → MYVWRRGAKIMGLKHGKYIYVERKDGWYVKVRVLNIRLKKKDKKEKYSFDINDPEKYLVLQVKTRKPPFKAQIMREDDVPDEVKKALYQV, encoded by the coding sequence ATGTATGTATGGCGAAGAGGTGCTAAAATAATGGGGTTGAAGCACGGCAAGTATATATATGTTGAGAGAAAAGATGGTTGGTATGTCAAGGTAAGGGTTCTAAATATTAGATTAAAAAAGAAAGATAAAAAGGAGAAATACAGTTTCGATATTAACGATCCCGAAAAATACCTAGTATTACAGGTTAAAACCAGGAAACCACCGTTTAAAGCACAAATTATGAGAGAAGATGATGTTCCAGACGAAGTTAAAAAAGCATTATACCAGGTATAA
- a CDS encoding HAD-IIA family hydrolase, whose translation MYKGVIIDLDGVVWRGEKPLKNNIEAIKKLEKSGLKIIYLSNNATRSRIEYVYKIRRYGLKASEKNVINSAFAAAQYIVENGGSNIFIIGEAGLYYECTKAGLLPVTIGTPAQHVLVGLDRFVTYNKLLYATELIRNGAKFIAANTDKTFPVENRLDPGAGSIVAFLEASTGKKPDAIIGKPNPWILDLALRMNGLSRKDVLIVGDRLDTDILLGINCGADTLLVLTGVNSIEDIEKTGINPKYVAKDLLSFINDYPELFGL comes from the coding sequence TTGTATAAAGGAGTTATCATTGATTTAGACGGGGTTGTTTGGCGTGGCGAAAAGCCTCTGAAGAATAATATTGAAGCAATAAAGAAACTTGAAAAATCAGGGTTGAAAATAATTTATTTATCAAATAATGCTACAAGATCACGTATAGAATATGTCTACAAAATTAGAAGGTATGGATTGAAAGCTAGTGAGAAAAATGTTATTAATTCAGCATTCGCCGCTGCCCAATATATAGTTGAGAATGGTGGTTCAAATATATTCATTATAGGAGAGGCGGGATTATATTATGAATGCACAAAGGCTGGATTATTACCAGTAACTATTGGAACTCCTGCCCAGCACGTTTTAGTTGGTTTAGATAGATTTGTTACATATAATAAATTATTATATGCAACTGAATTGATACGTAATGGTGCTAAGTTCATAGCTGCTAATACCGATAAAACATTTCCGGTAGAAAACCGGCTCGATCCAGGGGCCGGCAGTATTGTAGCATTTCTAGAAGCTTCAACAGGTAAGAAACCAGATGCAATCATAGGAAAACCTAATCCATGGATTCTCGATCTAGCATTGAGGATGAACGGTTTGAGTAGAAAAGATGTTTTAATAGTCGGCGATAGACTAGATACTGATATTTTATTAGGTATAAACTGCGGCGCTGATACCTTATTAGTATTAACGGGTGTGAATTCTATAGAAGATATAGAGAAAACAGGTATTAATCCTAAATATGTTGCTAAAGATCTTCTTAGCTTCATAAATGATTATCCCGAATTATTTGGGCTTTAA
- a CDS encoding metallophosphoesterase produces the protein MSLSLLLLTDIHDRIRYVDKLVKHLHDTRISIDAVIIAGDLTYFRGVKHAIKILEEFAVKLDKPVYFVPGNCDDPKLLDIDEIEEYKIYNIHGRKRIFKNYMIYGIGGSNFTPFNTLIEWSEEEIEKFVNMVINVDSKQLIMVTHIPIYGVMDNINGENVGSHVLRKFLDEHGALLWVTGHLHEYSGYKIINETIIVNPGPFMRGYYSIARINNSTVNVWINNFLKPK, from the coding sequence ATGTCTTTATCATTGTTGTTGTTAACAGATATTCATGATAGAATAAGATATGTGGATAAATTAGTTAAGCATTTACATGATACAAGGATATCTATAGATGCAGTGATAATAGCAGGTGATCTAACATACTTTCGTGGAGTAAAACATGCAATTAAAATATTAGAAGAATTTGCAGTTAAACTAGATAAACCTGTGTATTTTGTGCCTGGAAACTGTGACGATCCTAAATTACTCGATATCGATGAAATAGAGGAATATAAAATATACAATATACATGGTAGAAAACGAATATTTAAAAACTACATGATATATGGTATAGGCGGAAGCAATTTTACACCATTTAATACCCTTATTGAATGGAGCGAAGAAGAAATTGAAAAATTTGTTAATATGGTAATAAATGTGGATAGTAAGCAATTAATAATGGTTACACATATCCCCATATATGGTGTTATGGATAATATTAACGGAGAAAATGTTGGATCACATGTTTTGAGAAAGTTTCTCGACGAGCATGGTGCATTATTATGGGTTACTGGGCATTTACACGAATATAGCGGCTACAAGATCATTAATGAGACTATCATAGTTAATCCAGGACCATTCATGAGAGGATACTATAGTATTGCAAGAATTAATAATAGCACCGTAAATGTTTGGATAAACAATTTCTTAAAGCCCAAATAA
- a CDS encoding TIGR00296 family protein: MSDKKPVHPSELSINDGIFLVKLARKAVEEKLLRGVSIEPPRDLPEIFLRPGMTFTTIETLHPDGKTTLRGCIGFLAPIYSLVESTIKSALEAAFNDPRFPPLRPEELDNIIFEVTVLSEPEEIIVRNRWDLPNMIKIGKHGLVVEKGWFKGTLLPVVPIEYCWDEETFLSETCIKAGLQPDCWLDPSVHIYSYEGRAFREKLPRGEIFERDMIREYREICRRMIR, translated from the coding sequence TTGTCAGATAAGAAACCAGTTCATCCATCTGAATTAAGCATTAATGATGGTATCTTTCTTGTTAAGCTTGCTCGAAAAGCTGTTGAGGAAAAGCTTCTCCGTGGAGTAAGCATTGAACCACCCAGAGATCTTCCTGAAATATTCTTAAGACCTGGCATGACTTTCACAACAATCGAGACATTGCATCCCGATGGAAAAACAACTCTTAGAGGATGCATAGGATTTCTTGCACCAATATATAGCTTAGTGGAGTCAACTATTAAGTCTGCATTAGAAGCAGCATTTAATGATCCTAGATTTCCCCCTCTAAGACCTGAAGAACTAGATAATATTATATTTGAAGTAACAGTATTATCGGAACCTGAGGAAATAATTGTACGTAATAGATGGGATCTTCCGAATATGATAAAAATAGGTAAGCATGGACTCGTAGTAGAGAAAGGCTGGTTTAAAGGCACATTATTACCTGTTGTCCCCATCGAGTATTGTTGGGATGAAGAAACTTTTCTATCAGAAACATGTATTAAAGCTGGATTACAGCCAGATTGCTGGCTAGATCCATCAGTCCATATATATTCATATGAAGGTAGAGCCTTCCGCGAAAAGCTTCCACGCGGAGAAATATTTGAGAGAGATATGATCAGGGAATACCGTGAAATATGTAGAAGAATGATCAGGTAA
- a CDS encoding NAD+ synthase — protein MVITIKDIINIPYDKAEKTIIEFIKNKIEEANLKGAVIGLSGGVDSSVTLLLTMKAIGIERVTALIMPDTRVTPKRDIEDALWLVKKYGIKYYVIRIDDIVDSYSAMPFFNINYNIPTGNLRARIRMNILYYYANLHNYIVVGTGDRSEILIGYFTKYGDGGVDILPIGSLFKTQVRKMGDYLGLPEKITSKPSSPALWLGHKAEEELGIKYETIDLVLYALFDKHIEPEKVPEHTGVDPSIVAKILEMHRKTRHKRLSPPIPSLPWVKEPIREI, from the coding sequence ATGGTAATCACAATCAAAGACATTATAAATATACCATATGATAAAGCAGAGAAAACAATAATAGAGTTTATCAAGAACAAGATCGAAGAAGCTAATCTAAAAGGTGCAGTAATAGGTTTAAGTGGTGGAGTGGATTCTTCAGTTACATTGTTATTGACAATGAAGGCTATTGGAATAGAAAGAGTTACAGCTTTGATCATGCCAGATACTAGAGTTACGCCAAAAAGGGATATTGAGGATGCATTATGGCTTGTTAAAAAATATGGTATCAAATACTATGTTATAAGGATTGATGATATAGTTGACTCGTATAGCGCAATGCCGTTCTTTAACATAAACTATAATATACCGACCGGTAATCTTCGTGCAAGAATACGAATGAACATACTATACTACTATGCTAATTTACATAACTACATAGTGGTAGGGACAGGGGATAGAAGCGAAATATTAATTGGATACTTTACCAAGTACGGAGATGGAGGTGTCGACATCTTACCTATAGGATCCCTCTTTAAGACCCAAGTCAGAAAAATGGGTGATTATTTAGGATTGCCGGAGAAAATTACTTCTAAACCCAGTAGCCCAGCCTTATGGCTGGGCCATAAAGCTGAAGAAGAACTTGGAATAAAATATGAAACAATAGACCTAGTTCTCTACGCATTATTCGATAAACACATAGAACCAGAAAAAGTACCTGAACACACAGGGGTAGATCCGTCCATAGTTGCTAAGATACTGGAAATGCATAGAAAAACCAGACATAAAAGACTATCTCCACCAATACCTAGCCTCCCATGGGTTAAAGAACCTATAAGGGAAATATAA